One genomic region from Candidatus Limnocylindrales bacterium encodes:
- a CDS encoding protein phosphatase 2C domain-containing protein — translation MIFYCGKTDAGRQRKQNEDSILTSADLFLVCDGMGGRKAGEIASRIAVETIRGEISLDGAEPRDGSGACDPAIAQRLKSAIQVANSEIRRLAADSRDNAGMGTTVAAALFERDRECVSYANVGDSRIYLIRDGTIAQLSRDDSWINAAFGPDEVDSAARSSLQNVLTKALGTHEDPDFEVRTHELADGDVLLLCSDGLTSMVADAEILAIVTARRGDPERAAQELIDAANRAGGRDNISAIVVRFGE, via the coding sequence ATGATCTTCTACTGCGGAAAGACCGATGCCGGCAGGCAGAGAAAGCAGAACGAAGATTCGATCCTGACCTCCGCGGACCTGTTCCTCGTCTGCGACGGCATGGGCGGGCGCAAGGCTGGCGAGATCGCTTCGCGGATCGCCGTCGAGACGATCCGCGGCGAGATCTCGCTCGACGGAGCCGAGCCCCGCGACGGCTCGGGCGCTTGCGACCCCGCAATTGCGCAGCGCCTCAAGTCGGCGATCCAGGTTGCAAACAGCGAGATTCGACGGCTCGCCGCCGACTCCCGTGACAACGCCGGCATGGGTACCACCGTCGCCGCAGCTCTGTTCGAACGAGACAGGGAATGCGTCTCGTATGCGAACGTCGGCGACAGCCGCATCTATCTCATCCGTGACGGCACGATCGCCCAGCTCAGCCGCGACGATTCCTGGATCAATGCTGCCTTCGGTCCGGACGAGGTCGACAGCGCGGCGCGCAGCTCGCTCCAGAACGTGCTCACCAAGGCGCTCGGCACGCACGAAGACCCGGATTTCGAGGTCAGGACTCACGAGCTCGCCGATGGCGACGTGCTGCTGCTGTGCTCCGATGGATTGACGAGCATGGTGGCGGACGCGGAAATCCTGGCGATCGTGACCGCAAGGCGCGGCGATCCGGAACGCGCCGCGCAGGAGTTGATCGACGCCGCCAACCGCGCGGGCGGGCGCGACAACATCAGCGCAATCGTGGTGCGGTTCGGTGAATGA
- a CDS encoding sulfatase, with the protein MAQQSLATDVRRRSSLLIHMLVWLAVPAGEWIVGRGLSPGPAAWQWALECIAFAGLGALQWRLADEPWQRTLLWPSLLVVLSGLAVAGPAEPLRWQLFYLAGIVLLVTSLIRDFCERFDVPFAIALVLAIASPIANRALDLDTLSGQISAGFGGARTSGNSSSELAYELRGAASSPAPAGPGGPPIVVISIDTLRADAAPSMESWKRLSQKGAWWTTTVSSSSWTLPAVASIQTGRSVTTHGADCVIDSGCQGIDPSVATLAENLSRRGYATAAFTANPWITRSTGLARGFQTFRDFAGVPPFRLTLAGPPAGLPAQDSAVVTSQAIEWLRGSHGPSIYLWVHLIGPHMPYMHSTNAKLQSITGEALRTGGVTGPEFRVAVRKAYDDEVAYNDHEVMRLLDVLDEQGVLNRGVVVLTSDHGEEFWEHGGIEHGHSHHREVTEVPLVIAAPGIEPGERAGVASLIDLAPTLEALAGLEADGLDLRKPLPPGRIATSYGNLYGGTMRSARDQQERVIGSRRGLVGERWDRYDLAADPGEQNPLPADPAGNVYREASAIESPVAGKAADVNKSALKSLGYAQ; encoded by the coding sequence ATGGCACAGCAATCTCTCGCGACAGACGTTCGGCGGCGAAGCTCGCTGCTGATTCACATGCTGGTATGGCTTGCGGTGCCGGCCGGCGAGTGGATCGTCGGCCGCGGCCTGAGTCCGGGTCCGGCCGCCTGGCAATGGGCCCTCGAATGCATCGCTTTCGCGGGTCTCGGCGCGCTGCAATGGCGTCTTGCCGACGAGCCGTGGCAGCGCACCCTTCTGTGGCCGTCCCTTCTCGTGGTCCTTTCCGGTCTCGCCGTGGCAGGTCCGGCCGAGCCTCTTCGCTGGCAGCTGTTTTATCTGGCTGGAATCGTCCTTCTCGTCACATCGCTGATCCGTGATTTCTGTGAGCGCTTCGACGTGCCGTTCGCGATCGCGCTCGTGCTCGCGATCGCTTCTCCCATCGCAAATCGCGCGCTCGACCTCGATACGTTGAGCGGCCAGATTTCGGCCGGTTTTGGAGGAGCGCGAACATCGGGCAACTCTTCGAGCGAGCTCGCCTACGAGTTGCGAGGAGCCGCTTCGAGTCCTGCGCCGGCTGGGCCCGGAGGCCCGCCGATCGTCGTGATCAGCATCGATACGCTGCGCGCGGATGCCGCGCCGTCGATGGAGTCGTGGAAACGGCTCTCGCAGAAAGGAGCATGGTGGACGACGACCGTCTCGAGCTCGTCGTGGACGCTTCCGGCGGTGGCATCGATCCAGACGGGCCGAAGCGTGACGACGCACGGCGCCGACTGCGTGATCGATTCCGGCTGCCAGGGAATCGATCCGTCGGTCGCGACACTCGCCGAGAATCTTTCGCGGCGCGGTTACGCAACGGCCGCGTTCACCGCCAATCCATGGATCACGCGCTCGACCGGCCTTGCACGCGGCTTCCAGACGTTTCGCGATTTCGCCGGCGTTCCGCCGTTTCGATTGACGCTAGCCGGACCTCCGGCCGGATTGCCGGCTCAGGACTCGGCCGTCGTTACGAGTCAGGCGATCGAATGGCTGCGCGGCTCGCACGGACCTTCGATTTATCTGTGGGTGCATCTGATCGGACCGCACATGCCGTACATGCACTCGACCAACGCGAAGCTGCAGTCGATCACCGGAGAAGCGCTGCGCACCGGAGGCGTGACCGGTCCCGAGTTCCGCGTCGCGGTTCGCAAAGCCTATGACGACGAGGTTGCCTATAACGACCACGAAGTGATGCGCCTTCTGGACGTGCTCGACGAACAGGGCGTGCTGAATCGGGGCGTCGTCGTGCTGACGTCGGATCACGGCGAGGAATTCTGGGAACACGGCGGAATCGAGCACGGTCACTCGCACCATCGGGAAGTCACCGAAGTGCCGCTCGTGATCGCCGCTCCCGGCATCGAGCCGGGCGAGCGCGCCGGCGTCGCGTCGCTGATCGACCTTGCGCCGACGCTCGAGGCGCTGGCCGGCCTGGAGGCAGACGGGCTCGATCTTCGAAAACCGCTGCCGCCCGGGCGCATCGCAACCAGCTACGGCAATCTCTACGGCGGCACGATGCGCAGCGCGCGTGACCAGCAGGAACGGGTGATCGGAAGCCGCCGCGGGCTTGTCGGCGAGCGCTGGGATCGCTACGACCTCGCGGCCGATCCCGGCGAGCAGAATCCGCTGCCGGCGGATCCAGCCGGAAACGTCTACCGGGAAGCGAGCGCGATCGAATCGCCTGTTGCCGGCAAGGCGGCCGATGTGAACAAGAGCGCGCTCAAGTCGCTCGGCTATGCGCAGTGA
- a CDS encoding glycosyltransferase family 87 protein, whose product MRAGRSSGRLRLLTHIGAWLLMTCVAVGILRSTIPPENVGPDFIQFWTAATLLVHHEDPYDPGHQAAIQRSLGWKKSEEGLGLYDFMPYYYPPWLGLACIALLPLGYPLAKMTWIVLAADALIAGALLLKDTIRGLTAAVAIGVVVLFGFSIKSVAMGQIAPLVVFLAALAWWLLDRRRDVAAGAALALLTIKPQLTLLAIAALLVWCMRRRRWRVVGMFAATLAALGAVSAAFFPGWLRSMLSATTATPMPTKYFPGIGTTWYSVLDAVGIHGMNLVIVAAVTGAVLIVALMEAALRKDTTLEHVIGLGLIAPFFVAPYARAYDFPVLLIPALALIGSKMTAMSRGLMIASLTVLTGLHIAAVTTNWEPAIVGVRRPEFTYFWIPLLIALVWLAFGGSRTASESAALESQPLRSREA is encoded by the coding sequence ATGCGCGCGGGAAGATCCTCCGGACGGCTTCGCCTGCTGACGCACATCGGTGCGTGGCTTCTCATGACCTGCGTCGCGGTCGGCATCCTTCGATCAACGATCCCTCCCGAAAACGTCGGGCCCGATTTCATCCAGTTCTGGACGGCGGCAACACTTCTCGTCCACCACGAGGATCCGTACGACCCGGGCCATCAGGCCGCCATCCAACGAAGTCTCGGCTGGAAGAAATCCGAAGAGGGACTCGGGCTTTACGACTTCATGCCGTACTACTATCCGCCCTGGCTCGGGCTCGCGTGCATCGCGCTGCTGCCGCTCGGATATCCGCTCGCGAAGATGACGTGGATCGTGCTCGCCGCCGATGCACTGATCGCCGGCGCGCTGCTACTGAAAGATACGATCCGCGGGCTGACCGCTGCGGTCGCCATTGGCGTCGTCGTGCTGTTCGGCTTTTCGATCAAATCGGTCGCGATGGGCCAGATTGCGCCGCTGGTGGTGTTTCTCGCTGCGCTTGCATGGTGGCTGCTCGACCGTCGTCGCGACGTCGCCGCGGGAGCAGCGCTCGCGCTGCTTACGATCAAACCGCAGCTTACGCTGCTCGCGATCGCGGCGCTGCTCGTGTGGTGCATGCGTCGGCGGCGCTGGCGCGTGGTGGGGATGTTTGCCGCGACGCTCGCCGCGCTCGGGGCCGTGAGCGCCGCCTTCTTTCCGGGCTGGCTTCGGTCCATGCTCTCGGCAACCACCGCAACTCCGATGCCGACGAAGTATTTTCCGGGCATCGGGACCACCTGGTATTCGGTCCTCGACGCGGTCGGCATTCACGGAATGAATCTCGTCATCGTCGCGGCGGTGACCGGCGCCGTCCTGATCGTTGCACTGATGGAGGCCGCTCTTCGAAAGGACACGACCCTCGAACACGTGATCGGCCTCGGCCTGATCGCACCGTTCTTCGTCGCACCTTACGCACGCGCATACGATTTCCCGGTGCTGCTCATTCCGGCGCTGGCGCTGATCGGCTCGAAGATGACCGCAATGTCGCGCGGGCTCATGATCGCATCGCTCACCGTGCTGACCGGCCTCCATATCGCGGCTGTGACGACCAACTGGGAACCGGCGATCGTCGGCGTACGGCGACCGGAGTTCACGTATTTCTGGATACCGCTTCTGATTGCGCTCGTGTGGCTGGCGTTCGGCGGCTCGCGGACGGCGAGCGAATCCGCCGCGCTCGAGTCGCAGCCGCTGCGATCGCGTGAAGCGTAA
- a CDS encoding molybdopterin-dependent oxidoreductase, with amino-acid sequence MSSPSISIEGAVRAGTSLAAGDLKALPGQVADVAPLVAGRSGTAVRLASVLDAAGVDSSATYLTVESDDASFAASVPLDAVREAVIVYALDGKPLPREKGGPFRLLIPDAARCGGAEVDKCANVKNVGVLRLDVGHGHDTRPSTKADHAAMHRKPGHGHSE; translated from the coding sequence ATGAGCTCACCCAGCATTTCGATCGAAGGCGCCGTGCGCGCCGGCACATCGCTCGCAGCAGGCGACCTTAAAGCGCTGCCGGGCCAGGTCGCCGACGTGGCTCCGCTCGTCGCCGGTCGCAGCGGAACGGCCGTGCGCCTCGCGAGCGTGCTCGATGCAGCGGGCGTGGATTCATCCGCAACGTACCTGACGGTGGAGTCCGACGATGCGTCGTTTGCAGCGAGCGTTCCGCTGGATGCCGTGCGCGAGGCGGTCATCGTCTATGCGCTCGACGGCAAGCCGCTGCCGCGGGAGAAGGGCGGCCCGTTCCGGCTGCTCATTCCCGATGCCGCGCGATGCGGCGGCGCGGAGGTCGACAAATGCGCGAACGTGAAGAATGTCGGCGTGCTGCGCCTCGACGTCGGTCACGGCCATGACACGCGTCCGTCGACCAAGGCTGACCACGCGGCGATGCACAGGAAGCCGGGGCACGGGCATTCCGAATAG
- a CDS encoding serine/threonine-protein kinase produces the protein MSEKIGKYDIVERIGRGGMGTVFKARDARLNRFVAVKVISPDIEITDDLRTRFISEAQACAGLRHQNIVTIYDVGEEGERVFIVMELLDGQELKKLIVDRVALDIEDKVSIMVQLCDALHYAHRQGIIHRDVKPGNVVVQRDGSVKIIDFGIAKMTQSASATRTGLIMGTIKYMSPEQVRGRADARSDQYSLGAVCYEMLAYRPPFVGDDPIALLEKLRSERVPPLRELDPAIPADLAAIIERSIQRDAAARYADLGEMKTELEDVQQHLRSESDRLRRSLGPRLKEFRELAGRYGSRVGAVVADLPPDSERTMRLTTLQRWDQQIESRLDEIRHRIERADGLLEDIRTAEECLRSGKAVDAVARFEAILAEVPEHAGVQKLLADARELEASQRREELARKLIDDSRAALADGDVALCLSILEQAAEIPPPDELKAAIESLRAEAIAHREEELRLRREAETARARMEAARDAAERSGAPAHAAGAWAVVEKISADGSNALAAGRSKDALASFVRAGAGYEQVAKDVAEQLRREAEEAERRREEARKAEQHRIEVEAERQRKEAEARRLELERREAEAREAERREAEARETRRREAERREAEAKEAERREAEAREAERREAEERLRREAEDQRRRAADEERKRAEDQRRKREEEQRRREKEEQRRREEEDQRRRDEEDQRRRELERRKREAEARDAERRKQQSAARRPPKRDGGDATIVGGAMPDDRTLLRHPAPASTEARKAAPEDRTVVYAAPVSKPASAARWNMLALPVRTRVALAAGVLAIAAVVAVMLSRRPATDGEVPMPQPRSGEVPQSPQPSPGSEAQKAPRDEDSARAEREQADKARADAAARADAERAEKERVDAAARAEAAARAEAEKARAEAAAKAEADKAARAEADKAAKAEADKAAKAEADKAAKAEADKAAKAEADKAAKAEADKAAKAEADKAAKAEADKAGKAEADKAAKAREAATAAQSSATSARNDMSSAKSEAVRAKAAMYAADLLSKAASSENQAASALAASDYAKAARLYGDATRDYRAAASRAVEKVASLGRDLERTISEANARRSEALDAGAGKFASDLYGKGGAKQEESRRLARDGKLQDAIAEQRAAIRFYEEAAAQAKTRPKTKRSTSSPIF, from the coding sequence ATGTCTGAGAAGATCGGCAAATACGACATCGTCGAGCGCATCGGCCGCGGCGGCATGGGAACGGTCTTCAAGGCGCGCGACGCGCGTCTCAACCGTTTCGTCGCGGTAAAAGTCATCTCGCCCGACATCGAGATCACCGACGACCTGCGCACGCGTTTCATTTCCGAAGCACAGGCGTGCGCGGGACTGCGGCACCAGAACATCGTCACGATCTACGACGTGGGCGAGGAGGGCGAGCGGGTCTTCATCGTCATGGAGCTGCTCGACGGCCAGGAGCTGAAGAAGCTCATCGTCGACCGCGTCGCGCTCGATATCGAAGACAAGGTCTCGATCATGGTGCAGCTCTGCGATGCGCTGCACTACGCGCACAGGCAGGGCATCATCCATCGCGACGTCAAGCCCGGCAACGTCGTCGTCCAGCGCGACGGCTCGGTCAAGATCATCGACTTCGGCATCGCGAAGATGACGCAGTCGGCTTCGGCCACCCGCACCGGTCTGATCATGGGCACGATCAAGTACATGTCGCCCGAGCAGGTCCGCGGGCGGGCCGATGCGCGGTCGGACCAGTACTCGCTGGGCGCGGTCTGCTACGAAATGCTCGCCTATCGCCCGCCGTTCGTCGGTGACGATCCGATCGCTCTTCTCGAGAAGCTTCGCTCGGAGCGTGTGCCGCCGCTGCGCGAGCTCGACCCGGCGATTCCCGCGGACCTGGCGGCCATCATCGAGCGGTCCATCCAGCGCGACGCCGCAGCGCGCTACGCGGATCTCGGCGAGATGAAGACCGAGCTCGAGGACGTACAGCAGCATCTTCGTTCCGAAAGCGACCGCCTTCGCCGCTCTCTCGGTCCCCGGCTGAAGGAATTCCGCGAGCTCGCCGGCCGCTACGGCAGCCGGGTCGGCGCGGTCGTTGCGGACCTGCCGCCGGACAGCGAGCGCACGATGCGCCTGACGACTCTGCAGAGATGGGATCAGCAGATCGAAAGCCGCCTCGACGAGATTCGTCACCGCATCGAGCGCGCGGACGGGCTGCTCGAAGACATCCGGACGGCAGAGGAATGTCTGCGCAGCGGAAAGGCCGTCGACGCCGTGGCGCGATTCGAAGCGATCCTTGCCGAGGTTCCCGAGCATGCCGGCGTGCAGAAGCTGCTCGCCGACGCGCGCGAGCTCGAAGCGTCGCAGCGCCGTGAAGAGCTCGCCCGCAAGCTGATCGACGATTCGCGCGCCGCGCTCGCCGACGGAGACGTTGCGCTCTGCCTCAGCATTCTCGAGCAGGCCGCCGAGATTCCGCCTCCGGACGAGCTGAAGGCGGCCATCGAATCGTTGCGCGCGGAAGCGATTGCCCATCGCGAGGAAGAGCTGCGGCTTCGGCGCGAGGCCGAAACCGCGCGCGCGCGGATGGAAGCGGCGCGCGACGCGGCGGAACGATCGGGAGCCCCGGCTCATGCAGCCGGCGCGTGGGCCGTAGTCGAAAAAATTTCCGCCGACGGCAGCAACGCGCTCGCGGCCGGCCGCTCAAAGGATGCACTGGCATCGTTCGTGAGAGCGGGCGCCGGTTACGAGCAGGTTGCGAAGGACGTCGCGGAGCAGCTCCGGCGAGAGGCGGAGGAAGCCGAGCGGCGGCGCGAGGAAGCCAGGAAAGCGGAGCAGCACCGGATCGAGGTTGAGGCCGAACGCCAGCGCAAGGAGGCGGAGGCCCGGCGGCTCGAGCTCGAACGACGCGAGGCCGAGGCGAGGGAAGCCGAACGCCGCGAGGCAGAGGCCAGGGAAACCAGGCGACGCGAGGCAGAGCGCCGCGAGGCTGAGGCAAAGGAAGCCGAGCGCCGCGAGGCGGAGGCAAGGGAAGCCGAGCGTCGCGAGGCCGAAGAACGGCTCAGGCGCGAGGCGGAAGACCAGCGCCGGCGTGCCGCCGACGAGGAACGCAAGCGCGCGGAGGATCAGCGGCGCAAGCGCGAAGAAGAACAGCGCCGCCGCGAGAAGGAAGAACAGCGTCGCCGCGAAGAGGAAGATCAGCGTCGCCGCGACGAAGAAGACCAGCGCCGCCGCGAGCTCGAACGGCGAAAGCGCGAAGCCGAGGCGCGCGACGCGGAACGTCGCAAGCAGCAATCTGCCGCGCGCCGACCGCCGAAACGCGACGGCGGCGACGCCACGATCGTGGGCGGTGCCATGCCCGACGATCGCACACTGCTGCGCCATCCCGCGCCGGCCTCGACCGAAGCGCGCAAAGCTGCACCCGAAGATCGCACCGTTGTCTATGCTGCGCCGGTCTCGAAGCCGGCATCTGCCGCCCGCTGGAACATGCTCGCTTTGCCGGTCCGGACTCGAGTCGCACTGGCAGCCGGCGTGCTCGCGATTGCAGCTGTAGTCGCGGTGATGCTGTCGCGACGGCCCGCGACGGACGGCGAGGTTCCGATGCCGCAGCCGCGCAGCGGCGAAGTGCCGCAGTCGCCGCAGCCGTCACCGGGCAGCGAAGCGCAGAAGGCCCCGCGGGACGAAGATTCCGCTCGAGCCGAACGCGAGCAAGCCGACAAGGCTCGAGCCGACGCTGCCGCCCGTGCAGATGCCGAACGAGCCGAGAAGGAACGAGTCGACGCCGCCGCGCGTGCAGAAGCCGCAGCCCGAGCAGAAGCGGAGAAGGCACGAGCCGAAGCTGCTGCAAAGGCCGAGGCAGACAAGGCGGCGAGAGCGGAAGCAGACAAAGCGGCGAAGGCCGAAGCAGACAAAGCGGCGAAGGCGGAAGCAGACAAAGCCGCAAAGGCTGAAGCAGACAAAGCGGCAAAGGCTGAGGCTGACAAAGCAGCAAAGGCCGAGGCTGACAAAGCAGCAAAGGCTGAGGCTGACAAAGCGGCAAAGGCTGAGGCTGACAAAGCGGGAAAGGCCGAAGCAGACAAAGCGGCGAAAGCTCGCGAGGCGGCGACTGCTGCGCAAAGCAGCGCCACGTCCGCACGCAACGACATGTCGTCCGCAAAGTCGGAGGCCGTGCGTGCGAAAGCCGCAATGTATGCTGCGGACCTGCTGTCGAAGGCAGCGTCGAGCGAGAACCAGGCGGCGAGCGCGCTCGCCGCGTCGGACTACGCGAAAGCCGCCCGACTGTATGGCGACGCGACCAGAGACTATCGCGCCGCGGCAAGCCGCGCCGTCGAAAAAGTTGCGTCGCTCGGGCGCGATCTCGAGCGGACGATCAGCGAGGCCAACGCACGACGGTCCGAAGCGCTCGACGCCGGAGCGGGCAAGTTCGCTTCGGATCTTTACGGCAAGGGTGGGGCCAAGCAGGAAGAATCGCGGCGTCTCGCGCGCGACGGCAAACTGCAGGACGCGATTGCCGAGCAGCGCGCTGCGATCCGGTTCTACGAGGAAGCCGCCGCTCAGGCGAAGACCAGGCCGAAAACCAAACGAAGCACGAGCAGTCCGATCTTCTGA